Proteins from a genomic interval of Clostridium sp. 'deep sea':
- the rpsO gene encoding 30S ribosomal protein S15, translated as MALTNERKNEIIAEYRTHESDTGSPEVQVAILSTQIKELTEHLRAHHNDKHSRRGMYKMIGQRRRLLNYLRKKDVERYRSLIKRLGIRR; from the coding sequence ATGGCTTTAACAAATGAACGAAAAAATGAAATCATTGCGGAATATCGCACACATGAAAGTGATACTGGTTCTCCAGAAGTTCAAGTTGCAATTTTATCAACACAAATAAAAGAGCTAACAGAACATTTGCGCGCACATCACAATGATAAACATTCTCGTAGAGGAATGTACAAAATGATTGGTCAACGTCGTCGTTTATTAAACTATTTACGTAAAAAAGATGTTGAACGTTATCGTAGCTTGATTAAAAGACTAGGTATACGTCGATAA
- a CDS encoding bifunctional riboflavin kinase/FAD synthetase, with protein sequence MKIITKWEELELVKEPITLIIGNFDGVHLGHQQLIKTAKQISVNNEQTVLLTFNPHPVEFFSKKTFSRLTLNSELKNILKDLNLSYWFNLNFNEDVANMSPADFVKTISKHCNLQNIVVGFNFKFGKGKQGSVNLLASLEEKYNYTLHVVDAVQFSSSNKNISSTLIKNMLLRGDLALATEALGRYYSLTGKVIHGKKVGRKLGFPTANLKVANEKLIPANGVYAGLVNKKSLAAISIGINPSFKNRERSIEVFILEHNGDLYDQELKIELTEYLRPQIKFDDKNELIQQIQHDINRIVGE encoded by the coding sequence ATGAAAATCATCACAAAGTGGGAAGAGTTAGAATTAGTAAAAGAGCCTATTACCCTTATAATAGGTAATTTCGATGGTGTACATTTAGGACACCAACAGTTAATAAAAACTGCAAAACAAATAAGTGTTAACAATGAACAAACTGTATTGTTAACTTTTAACCCGCATCCAGTGGAGTTCTTTTCAAAAAAAACATTTAGTAGGCTAACCTTAAACAGTGAGCTAAAAAACATCCTTAAAGACCTTAACTTGAGTTATTGGTTTAACTTGAATTTTAATGAAGATGTAGCTAATATGAGTCCAGCTGATTTTGTGAAAACTATTAGTAAACATTGTAATCTTCAAAATATAGTTGTAGGCTTTAACTTTAAATTTGGTAAAGGCAAACAGGGTAGTGTAAACTTATTAGCTAGTTTAGAGGAAAAATACAATTACACTTTACATGTAGTGGATGCTGTTCAATTTAGTAGTAGCAATAAAAATATAAGTAGTACCCTAATAAAAAACATGTTGCTAAGAGGTGATTTAGCATTAGCAACAGAGGCCTTAGGAAGATATTATAGCTTAACAGGTAAAGTGATACATGGTAAAAAGGTTGGTAGAAAGTTAGGTTTTCCTACAGCTAATTTAAAGGTAGCTAATGAAAAACTAATACCAGCAAACGGAGTGTACGCAGGTTTAGTGAATAAAAAAAGCCTAGCAGCCATAAGTATAGGGATTAACCCCTCTTTTAAGAATCGCGAGAGATCTATAGAGGTTTTTATATTGGAACATAATGGTGATTTATATGATCAAGAGTTAAAAATAGAGCTAACCGAATACTTAAGACCTCAAATAAAATTTGATGACAAGAATGAGTTAATACAACAGATACAGCATGATATTAATAGGATTGTAGGAGAGTAG
- the truB gene encoding tRNA pseudouridine(55) synthase TruB: MDGILSIIKPSGISSHDVVNWARRVYNTRKIGHAGTLDPGAAGILVLAIGKATRLIPYIQGKVKTYRAELSLGFTTDSLDLFSPISLKKQIAILTDNEWQNILSSFVGETEQIPPMTSAIKINGKALYKLAREGKTVERPSRKITIYSCKLISYNRITQKLLFDVSCSAGTYIRTLCADIALKAGTVGCMSYLLRTAVGKFNLNNSRIMTNEQTELLPLLYAVADWPYEVCNEETLQNIKTGKVITLKTNNNTQHIAFLNEQKELVALGKRVLSTKYHPFRVFI; the protein is encoded by the coding sequence ATGGATGGCATACTTTCAATAATAAAGCCTTCTGGAATAAGCTCACATGATGTTGTTAACTGGGCACGGCGTGTTTACAATACCCGCAAAATAGGACATGCAGGTACTTTAGACCCTGGGGCTGCGGGAATTTTAGTATTAGCGATAGGTAAAGCAACTCGTTTAATACCTTATATACAGGGTAAAGTTAAAACCTATAGAGCAGAACTGAGTTTAGGATTTACAACAGATAGCCTAGACCTTTTTAGCCCTATAAGCCTTAAAAAGCAAATTGCTATTCTAACAGATAATGAATGGCAAAATATCTTATCTTCATTTGTGGGCGAAACAGAACAGATTCCACCAATGACCTCAGCAATTAAAATCAATGGTAAGGCGTTATATAAATTAGCAAGAGAGGGTAAAACAGTTGAAAGACCAAGTCGTAAAATTACCATATACTCTTGCAAATTAATTAGTTATAATAGAATAACACAAAAACTTCTGTTTGATGTTTCCTGTTCTGCTGGTACTTATATTAGAACATTATGTGCAGATATAGCTTTAAAAGCAGGTACAGTCGGTTGTATGTCATACCTATTACGAACAGCAGTAGGTAAATTTAACCTCAATAATAGTAGAATAATGACAAACGAGCAAACAGAGTTACTGCCTTTATTATATGCCGTAGCAGACTGGCCTTATGAGGTATGTAATGAGGAAACCTTACAGAATATAAAAACAGGGAAAGTTATAACCTTAAAAACTAATAACAATACACAGCACATAGCTTTTTTAAATGAACAAAAAGAGCTTGTAGCGTTAGGTAAAAGAGTTTTAAGTACTAAGTATCATCCTTTTAGAGTATTTATATAG
- a CDS encoding bifunctional oligoribonuclease/PAP phosphatase NrnA, whose translation MSSKGIFRSFLNTYKSFIITAHANPDPDALGSAVAVYRYLELLGKKALLVLDAKIPANLKFLLNDIDITSYLSFANNNKHFEATIALDCSNKARTYTAEDHIIWSMPVMNIDHHPDNTMFGDINIVNKQASATGEILFDLFYENEQSLNHNIAQAIYVALIGDTGGFRYGNTSAKVLNIAAKLLDYQLDVAFLNMQVLEKQSRKAFNLISDCLSTVEFYDNVATMYVPYNMLQKHNIDASQLPELVNYIRSIEAVEIAILFLEVEKDFTKISFRSQPHIDISKVAKIFNGGGHKNAAGCKLAGNLDKTIKTVIKAVKNYLNRTEAK comes from the coding sequence ATGTCAAGTAAAGGCATCTTCAGAAGTTTTTTAAATACCTATAAATCGTTTATAATTACAGCACATGCTAATCCTGATCCAGATGCATTGGGCTCTGCTGTGGCAGTATATAGGTATTTAGAACTCCTAGGTAAAAAAGCATTACTTGTTCTCGATGCCAAAATACCTGCTAATTTGAAATTTTTGTTAAATGACATAGATATAACTAGCTATTTATCTTTTGCTAATAATAATAAGCATTTTGAAGCTACAATCGCCTTGGATTGTAGTAATAAAGCAAGAACATATACTGCTGAAGATCATATCATCTGGTCTATGCCTGTAATGAATATTGATCATCATCCAGACAACACCATGTTTGGAGACATTAATATAGTTAATAAACAAGCATCAGCCACAGGTGAAATACTTTTTGATCTATTTTATGAAAATGAACAAAGCCTAAATCATAATATTGCCCAGGCAATTTATGTTGCTTTAATTGGTGACACTGGTGGCTTTAGGTACGGTAACACCTCAGCTAAGGTGCTCAATATAGCTGCTAAACTGCTCGACTATCAACTTGATGTTGCTTTTTTGAACATGCAGGTTTTAGAAAAGCAAAGTAGAAAGGCCTTTAACCTAATTAGTGATTGTTTATCTACAGTAGAGTTTTATGATAATGTAGCAACAATGTATGTTCCTTATAATATGTTACAAAAACATAACATTGATGCTAGTCAATTACCAGAGTTAGTTAACTATATTCGCTCTATTGAAGCTGTAGAAATAGCCATTCTCTTTTTAGAAGTTGAAAAAGACTTTACTAAGATTAGCTTTAGAAGTCAACCCCATATAGATATTAGCAAGGTTGCAAAAATATTTAATGGTGGAGGGCACAAAAACGCAGCGGGTTGTAAACTAGCTGGTAATTTGGATAAAACAATTAAAACAGTGATTAAGGCTGTAAAAAACTATTTAAATAGAACTGAGGCAAAGTAA
- the rbfA gene encoding 30S ribosome-binding factor RbfA codes for MSGYRINQQQARVKLVLSHLIQNEVKDPRLGFVSVTDVRLTKDLAQCKVFISVFGSNDKVEESLKALKSARGYLRKEMSKRANLRRAPELIFEHDDSLNYGSHINKLLKEVEEDVK; via the coding sequence GTGTCTGGATATCGTATAAATCAACAACAAGCACGTGTTAAACTTGTATTAAGCCATTTAATTCAAAATGAGGTTAAAGACCCTCGTTTAGGATTTGTATCAGTAACAGATGTACGCTTAACAAAAGATTTAGCTCAGTGTAAAGTGTTTATTAGTGTTTTTGGGTCAAATGACAAAGTAGAAGAATCATTAAAGGCTTTAAAATCTGCTCGTGGTTATTTAAGAAAAGAGATGAGTAAAAGGGCTAATTTACGTAGGGCTCCCGAATTGATTTTTGAGCATGATGATTCACTAAACTACGGCTCACATATAAATAAATTGCTTAAAGAGGTAGAAGAAGATGTCAAGTAA
- a CDS encoding DUF503 domain-containing protein — translation MIKAVSLKLYLGECSSLKAKRRIIQSLIEKSKKYNVSIAETGELDTWNLSEITFAVVSNSESYNQNIVDKIINLFDNDFRLSIVEIILQ, via the coding sequence ATGATAAAAGCAGTTAGCTTAAAGCTTTATTTAGGAGAATGTTCTTCACTTAAAGCTAAGCGTAGAATAATTCAAAGCTTAATAGAAAAAAGCAAAAAATATAACGTATCTATTGCTGAAACTGGTGAGTTAGATACTTGGAATTTATCTGAGATTACCTTTGCAGTTGTCAGCAATAGTGAAAGTTATAATCAAAATATAGTAGATAAAATAATAAATCTATTTGACAATGATTTTCGATTATCTATTGTGGAGATAATTTTACAATAG